A region of Rhinoraja longicauda isolate Sanriku21f chromosome 1, sRhiLon1.1, whole genome shotgun sequence DNA encodes the following proteins:
- the LOC144595278 gene encoding interferon-induced very large GTPase 1-like, producing MGSVLSNLNSWSGNLNTPQLVRDLGLQDHYPHKLSLVSMREVSWDKLDDSKPTRPEDLPWQYLQMILSANSLVRNPEWPPAQSTDGHSNDDEDFSDFFEVKGPGDSGMNPLDIIAAIFLCADHSLQQELMLKMSLCQLALPFLLPEGHSYPRDKVRGPMEGPGATLLLWAMRPIVKMWCPQSPTGSSRVVEMPIVTAPVPTVSFLRLGRCTVSKSRVLNLTLSQTQLEQNIFLHSGMECGNVPRGISDGMAEISWYLPSGKSNTDIFPEAAAFINLRGDAETYQGHTRFLAKVSAALFIFFDVIGEKEREFLTSLAQSPAKLFLIVNAYISQQHITPEQVKKLFKDLKLQPQQCIVRTNENETKLVEELRSQIKQVILMSDGDQSFLSLEQMGDIARESGIQVDEHQPEIQRAKDLTSKPQREADPGDGREPEDPCHRHSPGLPEGMIDVAPAGNNQAENQSPPQLVRDLGLQDHYPHKLSLVSMREVSWDKLDDSKPTRPEDLPWRFLQMILSANSLARNPEWPPAQSSKDNNDDVDDFSHLFLAQGTRDSGMNPLDIIAAIFLCADHSLKQELMLKMSLCQLALPFLLPEGHSYPRDKVRGPMEGPGATLLLWAMRPIVKMWCPQSPPGSSRVVEMPIVTAHVPTVSFLRLGRCTVSKSRVLNLTLSQTQLQQNIFLHSGMKCGNVPRGISDGMAEISWYLPSGKSNTDIFPEAAAFINLRGDAETYHGHTRFLAKVSAALFIFIDVIGETEREFLTSLAQSPAKLFLIVNTYISEKHITPEQVKKLFKDLKLQPQQCIVRTNVNEAELVEELRSQIKQVILMRDRDQSFLSLEQMGDIARESGIQVDEHQPEIQRAKDLTKILGSLDPADITGYKKRVLPFHGELWQGLSKVEKEKCRMKLRGDRTTETYNHELDQEKKRIRETQLRQSLSEEMQMFIDHLTGPGGDDRAISLQWLKLMLDSKSREIMAGLRRDYKELSKDSMQKVKELKDMDQKMTDSSLGLEHFMRELGQVYELSVTQHNIKQQTQIHPHVLQLPGVAAELLLDGFPLELIDGDVSNVPVSWITAVLEAVAEKVGRASRVFVLTVIGVQSTGKSTLLNTMFCLRFAVSSGRCTRGAYMQLMKVTGNLAEELGCDFILVIDTEGLRAPELATLTDSYEHDNELATFVVGLSNITLVNIGMENIAEMKDILQIVVHSLLRMKQTGKRPKCIFVHQNVGDVSAHDQNLRGRQKLLEQLDKMTEAAAKLEKLEGVTFHDVMDYDADKDNWYIPGLWQGTPPMAAVNTGYSEHVFQLKNSLIQCLLKGKPEQGAFTIPDFTKWVTGLWEQVKHENFIFCFQNSLFAEAYNQLSVMYKGWEWELRKYTHSWGNKAENRVNNASGDVNLLLQTLEREIRREINKREGETLDKLKALFESGADNVQLMEKYREEFKLSISSLCTRLQYDSMQRCRDAVNRRVGLREVDDIWNKFHQKIEQQVKVLLLKCKGSNQELGDKELQTAFGKMWQDTLSQLDYQPCRERNIELEIENLLRHHTAAQGRVINKMLERKSLSKQGTQCFQIKGKHINTTWMTHAKNTFRISSHQADVNQAAMITRSLEDECHQWISDNTKMDMDYDNKYCIELLNIIEEKINNISHPNFTMSEEFRAEFKLHLCGYAVPRFQEMQTRFIQKHDPRQRLGNMKGQYFDLFMDIYTEQDENQRQAQRFAQSCFLPALRDATLKALSVNIVDDMKQNDSERKYSLRNNFTVALLVHLKQRDTFDDYHRYITDLENLAKDWLHRQVIEHCMTQRDGESTFTQLAKGILTQITGQAKKIVEHAVMQNFAGNVQSFLDMFVEKLKTRISMPKDEMNLVLFHGDGDGKKWAEAVLPSIEEVEQRLLNEVTGWDVQAKIGELSIKPSEELFKGLFSCTEKCPFCEVFCDSETPVHSQHSCKQHRPEGLNGYRFRKSERLVTDVCTALVAGNALFRNNDTKWENKPYKDYQTVNDYYKSWTIQREISAQAASYWKRVFYFFNEQFAEKYKAKPAEMDDAWNIGWDVVREDLNKTYNTNIQSW from the coding sequence ATGGGGAGTGTTTTATCAAATTTAAATAGCTGGTCTGGAAACCTGAACACTCCACAACTAGTGAGGGATTTGGGTTTACAGGATCATTATCCTCACAAACTGTCACTGGTGTCCATGCGGGAGGTATCCTGGGATAAACTGGACGACAGCAAACCAACTCGACCAGAAGATCTTCCTTGGCAATATCTCCAAATGATCCTCTCAGCTAATTCACTGGTGAGGAATCCTGAATGGCCCCCTGCTCAGTCCACAGACGGTCACAGCAATGACGATGAAGACTTCAGTGATTTCTTTGAAGTGAAAGGGCCAGGAGATTCTGGGATGAACCCTCTGGATAtcattgctgccattttcctctgtgccgaccactctctccaacaggaactgatgctgaagatgtctctgtgccAACTTGCATTGCCCTTTCTGCTGCCGGAAGGGCACAGTTACCCCAGGGACAAGGTGAGGGGACCCATGGAAGGGCCTGGTGCCACCCTTCTCCTCTGGGCCATGAGGCCCATTGTTAAAATGTGGTGCCCACAATCTCCCACAGGGAGCAGCCGCGTTGTGGAGATGCCCATCGTGACTGCACCCGTGCCAACTGTCTCCTTCCTCAGACTTGGAAGGTGCACGGTGTCCAAATCCAGAGTCCTCAATCTCACCTTGAGCCAGACCCAGCTGGAGCagaacatcttcctgcactccgggaTGGAATGTGGGAATGTGCCTCGTGGGATATCGGATGGGATGGCTGAGATCAGCTGGTATTTACCTTCTGGGAAGAGCAACACGGACATTTTCCCAGAGGCTGCTGCATTCATCAACCTCCGAGGTGATGCTGAAACTTACCAGGGACACACTCGGTTTCTGGCAAAAGTCTCTGCTGCTCTCTTTATTTTCTTTGACGTTATCGGTGAGAAGGAAAGAGAATTCCTCACCTCTCTCGCACAGTCACCGGCAAAACTCTTTCTGATAGTGAACGCTTACATCAGTCAGCAACACATCACCCCTGAGCAGGTAAAGAAACTGTTCAAAGATCTGAAGTTACAACCTCAACAATGCATTGTTCGGACAAATGAAAACGAGACCAAACTTGTGGAAGAACTACGTTCTCAGATAAAACAAGTAATTCTAATGAGTGACGGGGACCAGAGCTTTCTGAGTCTGGaacaaatgggtgacattgcgaggGAAAGTGGGATTCAGGTCGATGAACATCAGCCTGAAATACAACGGGCCAAGGACCTGACGTCCAAACCACAGAGAGAGGCCGACCCTGGAGACGGCAGGGAACCAGAGGATCCATGTCACCGACATTCACCAGGTCTCCCAGAGGGAATGATTGATGTTGCACCAGCTGGAAATAACCAGGCTGAAAATCAGAGCCCTCCACAACTAGTGAGGGATTTGGGTTTACAGGATCATTATCCTCACAAACTGTCACTGGTGTCCATGCGGGAGGTATCCTGGGATAAACTGGACGACAGCAAACCAACTCGACCAGAAGATCTTCCTTGGAGATTTCTCCAAATGATCCTCTCAGCTAATTCACTGGCGAGGAATCCTGAATGGCCCCCTGCTCAGTCTTCAAAAGACAACAACGATGACGTAGACGATTTCAGCCATTTGTTTCTTGCACAAGGGACCAGAGATTCTGGGATGAACCCTCTGGATAtcattgctgccattttcctctgtgccgaccactctctcaaacaggaactgatgctgaagatgtctctgtgccAACTTGCATTGCCCTTTCTGCTGCCAGAAGGGCACAGTTACCCCAGGGACAAGGTGAGGGGACCCATGGAAGGGCCTGGTGCCACCCTTCTCCTCTGGGCCATGAGGCCCATTGTTAAAATGTGGTGCCCACAATCTCCCCCAGGGAGCAGCCGCGTTGTGGAGATGCCCATCGTGACAGCACACGTGCCAACTGTCTCCTTCCTCAGACTTGGAAGGTGCACGGTGTCCAAATCCAGAGTCCTCAATCTCACCTTGAGCCAGACCCAGCTGCAGCagaacatcttcctgcactccgggaTGAAATGTGGGAATGTGCCCCGTGGGATATCGGATGGGATGGCTGAGATCAGCTGGTATCTACCTTCTGGGAAGAGCAACACGGACATTTTCCCGGAGGCTGCTGCATTCATCAACCTCCGAGGTGATGCTGAAACTTACCACGGACACACTCGGTTTCTGGCAAAAGTCTCTGCTgctctctttattttcattgacgtTATCGGTGAGACGGAAAGAGAATTCCTCACCTCTCTCGCACAGTCACCGGCAAAACTCTTTCTGATAGTGAACACTTACATCAGTGAGAAGCACATCACCCCTGAGCAAGTAAAGAAACTGTTCAAAGATCTGAAGTTACAACCTCAACAATGCATTGTTCGGACAAATGTAAACGAGGCCGAACTTGTGGAAGAACTACGTTCTCAGATAAAACAAGTGATTCTAATGAGGGACAGGGACCAGAGCTTCCTGAGTCTGGaacaaatgggtgacattgcgaggGAAAGTGGGATTCAGGTCGATGAACATCAGCCTGAAATACAACGGGCCAAGGACCTGACCAAAATACTGGGCAGTCTTGACCCAGCAGACATCACTGGGTATAAAAAGAGAGTGCTGCCCTTTCATGGAGAGCTCTGGCAAGGGCTGTCTAAAGTTGAGAAAGAGAAGTGTCGGATGAAACTCCGTGGGGACAGAACCACAGAGACGTATAACCACGAGCTGGACCAAGAGAAGAAAAGAATCCGGGAAACTCAGCTCAGACAGAGCCTGTCGGAGGAGATGCAGATGTTCATTGACCACCTCACCGGTCCTGGTGGGGATGACAGGGCCATTTCCTTGCAGTGGCTGAAGCTGATGCTGGACAGTAAATCAAGGGAAATCATGGCAGGGTTGCGCAGGGATTATAAAGAACTGAGCAAAGACTCAATGCAGAAGGTCAAGGAGTTGAAGGACATGGATCAGAAGATGACTGATAGTTCCCTGGGACTTGAGCATTTCATGAGGGAACTGGGCCAGGTTTATGAACTCTCAGTGACACAACACAACATCAAGCAACAAACACAGATCCACCCACATGTGCTTCAGTTACCGGGTGTTGCTGCTGAACTGTTGCTGGATGGGTTCCCACTGGAGCTCATTGATGGAGACGTCTCCAACGTTCCTGTTTCATGGATCACTGCTGTACTGGAAGCAGTGGCTGAGAAGGTGGGACGTGCTTCCCGAGTGTTTGTACTGACAGTGATTGGAGTTCAGAGCACGGGCAAGTCCACGCTCCTCAATACAATGTTCTGTTTGCGGTTTGCTGTGAGCAGCGGCAGATGTACTCGAGGGGCCTACATGCAGCTGATGAAGGTCACAGGGAACCTGGCAGAGGAGCTGGGCTGTGACTTCATCCTGGTCATTGACACCGAGGGGTTGAGAGCTCCAGAACTTGCAACACTAACAGACAGCTATGAACACGACAATGAGCTGGCAACATTCGTGGTGGGATTAAGCAACATAACGTTGGTAAACATAGGCATGGAAAACATCGCAGAGATGAAAGATATTTTACAGATTGTCGTTCATTCCTTACTCCGTATGAAGCAGACGGGGAAAAGACCAAAGTGTATATTTGTCCACCAGAATGTTGGGGATGTGAGTGCACACGATCAGAATCTGAGAGGCCGTCAGAAACTCCTGGAACAACTGGATAAGATGACAGAGGCTGCAGCAAAACTGGAGAAGCTGGAGGGAGTAACGTTCCATGATGTGATGGACTACGATGCTGACAAGGACAACTGGTACATCCCTGGTCTGTGGCAAGGTACGCCCCCAATGGCTGCCGTCAACACTGGCTACAGTGAACATGTCTTCCAACTGAAGAACAGTCTCATTCAATGTTTACTCAAAGGGAAACCAGAACAAGGAGCTTTCACAATCCCAGACTTCACCAAATGGGTGACTGGGCTCTGGGAGCAGGTGAAACATGAGAATTTCATTTTCTGCTTCCAGAACAGTCTGTTCGCAGAGGCTTACAACCAGCTCTCTGTGATGTACAAGGGCTGGGAGTGGGAGCTCCGCAAATACACACACTCCTGGGGAAATAAGGCTGAAAACAGAGTAAACAATGCCAGTGGTGACGTCAACCTACTGCTCCAAACACTGGAACGTGAGATCAGGAGGGAGATTAACAAAAGGGAGGGTGAGACTCTGGATAAACTAAAAGCTCTGTTTGAAAGTGGGGCTGATAACGTGCAGCTGATGGAGAAATACAGGGAGGAGTTCAAGCTCAGCATCTCCAGTTTATGTACACGGCTTCAGTACGATTCAATGCAGAGATGTAGGGATGCTGTGAACAGACGTGTGGGACTGCGGGAAGTGGATGATATCTGGAATAAATTTCACCAGAAGATCGAACAACAGGTCAAGGTGCTTTTATTAAAGTGTAAAGGGTCAAATCAGGAGTTGggtgacaaggaactgcaaactgcCTTTGGAAAGATGTGGCAAGACACACTGTCACAGCTGGACTATCAGCCCTGCAGAGAAAGAAACATTGAACTGGAGATTGAAAATCTTCTCAGACACCACACAGCAGCTCAAGGAAGGGTGATTAATAAAATGCTAGAAAGAAAATCTCTCAGTAAACAGGGAACCCAGTGCTTTCAAATTAAAGGGAAACACATCAACACGACATGGATGACACATGCTAAAAACACATTCAGGATATCCTCGCACCAAGCAGATGTTAATCAGGCAGCAATGATAACACGGTCCCTCGAGGATGAATGCCATCAATGGATCAGTGACAACACAAAAATGGACATGGATTATGACAATAAATATTGTATTGAACTTTTGAATATTATAGAGGAGAAAATTAACAATATTTCACACCCAAACTTCACAATGAGTGAGGAATTCAGGGCTGAGTTTAAACTTCACCTGTGTGGTTACGCTGTACCAAGATTCCAAGAGATGCAGACAAGGTTCATCCAGAAACATGACCCGCGGCAAAGACTGGGAAACATGAAGGGTCAATACTTTGATCTCTTCATGGACATTTACACAGAGCAGGATGAGAACCAGAGACAAGCACAACGGTTTGCACAATCTTGTTTCTTGCCAGCTCTCAGAGACGCCACCCTCAAGGCTCTCAGTGTGAACATTGTGGATGATATGAAACAAAATGACTCTGAGAGAAAGTACAGTCTCCGCAACAACTTCACTGTGGCCCTCCTGGTGCACTTGAAACAAAGGGATACATTTGATGACTATCACCGGTATATCACTGACCTTGAGAATTTGGCCAAAGACTGGCTCCATCGGCAGGTTATTGAACACTGCATGACACAACGTGATGGGGAGAGCACGTTTACCCAACTGGCTAAAGGAATCCTTACACAGATCACTGGGCAAGCTAAAAAGATTGTTGAACATGCGGTGATGCAGAActttgctggaaatgttcagaGCTTCCTGGACATGTTTGTTGAAAAGTTAAAAACCAGGATCTCAATGCCCAAAGATGAAATGAACCTCGTTCTGTTTCACGGTGATGGTGATGGCAAGAAATGGGCTGAGGCAGTTCTGCCATCTATTGAAGAGGTGGAGCAGAGACTCCTCAATGAGGTAACAGGCTGGGATGTCCAAGCAAAGATTGGAGAATTATCCATTAAACCCAGTGAAGAGCTGTTCAAAGGGTTATTCAGCTGTACTGAGAAATGTCCTTTCTGTGAGGTTTTCTGTGACTCAGAGACCCCAGTACATTCACAGCATTCTTGTAAGCAGCACAGACCTGAAGGACTCAATGGGTATCGCTTCAGAAAAAGTGAACGTCTTGTAACTGATGTCTGCACAGCTTTAGTCGCAGGTAATGCATTGTTTAGAAATAACGACACAAAATGGGAAAACAAACCCTACAAGGATTACCAAACTGTCAATGATTACTACAAATCCTGGACCATTCAGCGGGAGATTTCCGCACAGGCAGCATCCTATTGGAAGAGGGTTTTCTACTTTTTCAATGAGCAGTTTGCGGAAAAATACAAAGCAAAACCTGCAGAGATGGATGATGCCTGGAACATTGGCTGGGATGTGGTGAGGGAAGATCTGAATAAGACCTATAACACAAACATTCAGTCTTGGTGA